From Pseudanabaena sp. PCC 6802, one genomic window encodes:
- a CDS encoding DUF350 domain-containing protein: MERVIQELGRTPLVLLEIVVGFMLFWVGQFAYQKLFRRMELNRELFVRDNPAVAIALVGYYLGITIALGGVLTKSTGVWQDILPTLQTLVSYGAIAILLMLAGAWVCDFLILKRCDCAREIREEQNVGAAMLEASCHVGNGLILSTALGGSSGTWLVGLTCWGLGLAAIVSVSAVYSWIATYDVFAEIQKRNNPAAGVAIAGIIVAVGNVVRAAYYPEFENWTISFALYGLAIPLGLILLAGIRLLADIILVPGVKISNEIVHQDIPNLGAGLIEAFAYIAGSFLIAWSF; the protein is encoded by the coding sequence ATGGAACGAGTAATACAAGAACTAGGTCGTACCCCCTTGGTTTTACTAGAAATCGTGGTGGGGTTTATGCTTTTTTGGGTCGGGCAGTTTGCCTATCAAAAGCTATTTCGGCGCATGGAGCTAAACCGCGAACTGTTTGTACGGGATAATCCGGCGGTGGCGATCGCCCTGGTAGGCTATTATCTCGGCATCACGATTGCCCTGGGTGGCGTGCTGACTAAATCTACAGGAGTTTGGCAGGATATTTTGCCAACTTTACAAACTCTTGTCAGCTATGGCGCGATCGCGATCTTGCTCATGCTGGCTGGGGCATGGGTTTGCGATTTTCTCATCCTGAAACGCTGCGATTGTGCCAGAGAAATCCGCGAGGAGCAAAATGTTGGTGCGGCAATGTTAGAGGCTAGCTGCCATGTGGGTAATGGTCTGATTTTGAGTACTGCCCTGGGCGGTAGTAGCGGCACGTGGTTGGTGGGCTTAACCTGTTGGGGCTTAGGACTTGCAGCAATCGTATCGGTCAGTGCCGTGTATTCATGGATTGCCACCTATGACGTATTTGCAGAAATTCAAAAGCGGAATAATCCGGCAGCGGGAGTGGCGATCGCTGGCATCATCGTCGCGGTGGGTAATGTAGTACGCGCTGCCTACTACCCAGAATTTGAGAATTGGACGATTAGCTTTGCTTTGTACGGGTTAGCAATTCCATTAGGGTTAATTTTGCTGGCAGGCATTCGTTTATTAGCAGATATTATTCTGGTGCCTGGGGTAAAAATTTCTAACGAGATCGTGCATCAGGATATCCCTAATCTAGGGGCAGGGTTAATCGAGGCATTTGCCTATATTGCGGGGTCGTTCCTGATTGCCTGGAGTTTTTAA
- a CDS encoding EAL domain-containing protein: MLSNSHSKLTDSLATNICERETFAKAFWFSSAIVAISTLPDGELVEVNDSFCRDLGYTREEILRQNSLALRLWVDPDEHDYIFSMVCAEGGIFNHQVKFYTRSGLIRNVELSAELITCSGQPHILFVGSDITERKQAEIRNSYAHTPQGSPQISEQLILENRLYYALEQKELTVYYQPKVNINTGEVIGTEALLRWASPELGWIVPNRFIPIAEQTGLIIPIGEWVLRTACLQNRAWIEAGLSKFRVAVNLSLRQVQQPDFISSVEKVLKETRLSPRFLELEITETAMMQDIDHTRWVLGQLREMGITITIDDFGMGYTSLSYLKELPCQSLKVDRYFVKDLAVNPYDRAIATALLSLGRSLNLSVVAEGIETLEQMQCLQSLGCIEGQGFFFSTPRSASEVTELLKKAQAQPPARETT, from the coding sequence ATGTTAAGCAATAGCCATAGCAAGCTTACCGATAGTCTAGCGACTAACATTTGCGAAAGAGAGACATTTGCCAAGGCCTTTTGGTTTTCGTCCGCGATCGTTGCTATTAGTACGCTACCGGACGGAGAGTTAGTTGAAGTTAATGATAGCTTTTGTCGGGATTTGGGCTATACCAGGGAAGAAATACTCAGGCAAAATAGTCTAGCTCTAAGGCTCTGGGTGGATCCAGACGAACACGACTACATTTTTAGTATGGTTTGTGCTGAGGGGGGGATATTTAACCATCAAGTAAAGTTTTATACGAGATCGGGTTTAATTAGAAACGTAGAACTATCGGCGGAATTAATCACCTGTAGCGGCCAACCCCACATTTTATTTGTCGGTAGTGATATTACCGAGCGCAAACAGGCAGAGATACGGAACAGTTACGCCCATACCCCTCAAGGCAGTCCCCAAATTAGCGAACAATTAATCTTAGAAAACCGTTTATATTACGCCCTAGAGCAAAAAGAGCTAACCGTCTACTATCAACCCAAAGTCAACATTAATACTGGTGAAGTTATTGGCACTGAGGCTTTATTGCGCTGGGCATCTCCAGAATTGGGGTGGATTGTCCCAAATAGATTTATTCCGATCGCCGAGCAAACCGGACTGATTATTCCCATTGGTGAGTGGGTGCTGCGTACGGCCTGCCTGCAAAATAGAGCGTGGATAGAGGCGGGATTGTCGAAATTTCGCGTAGCGGTCAATCTGTCATTGCGCCAGGTGCAGCAACCAGATTTTATTTCAAGCGTGGAAAAAGTATTAAAGGAAACCCGCTTATCTCCTCGTTTTCTGGAGTTGGAAATTACCGAGACTGCCATGATGCAGGATATCGACCATACTCGCTGGGTTTTAGGGCAACTTAGAGAGATGGGTATAACAATTACCATCGATGATTTTGGTATGGGCTACACTTCGCTCAGCTATCTCAAAGAGCTACCATGCCAATCGCTCAAAGTCGATCGCTATTTTGTCAAGGATCTAGCCGTTAACCCCTATGACAGAGCGATCGCCACAGCTTTGCTATCACTAGGCAGGAGCCTGAATCTATCAGTAGTAGCTGAGGGCATTGAAACCTTAGAACAAATGCAATGCCTGCAATCTTTGGGATGTATAGAAGGGCAAGGATTTTTCTTCAGCACTCCCCGATCGGCCAGCGAAGTGACCGAGTTACTCAAAAAAGCCCAAGCCCAACCACCTGCTCGCGAGACAACTTAG
- the lpdA gene encoding dihydrolipoyl dehydrogenase, which yields MSEQFDYDLAIVGAGVGGHGAAIHAVACGLKTAIVEAADMGGTCVNRGCIPSKALLAASGRVRELRAKEHLRVLGIDVGEVSFDRTAIAGHASKTVDKLRGDLTNSLKRLGVDTIHGRAKVAGQQKLQVGDRIITAKDIILATGSVPFVPPGIELDGKTVFTSDEAIRLDWVPDWVAIIGSGYIGLEFSDVYTALGAEVTMIEALDTLMPGFDPDIAKLAERVLITPRDIETKVGILAKKVTPGSPVIIELSNGEVLEVDACLVATGRIPLTKDIGLETVGLSPDRRGFIEVDDTMATGVPHLWAIGDATGKMMLAHTASAQGVVAVENICGRHATVDYLSIPAAAFTHPEISFVGLTEPQAKAKGDEEGFQIATVRSYYKGNSKAIAEVETDGLAKIIYRQDNGELLGVHIMGIHASDLIHEASAAIAQRASVYKLARNVHAHPTLSEVLDEAYKRAAHV from the coding sequence GTGTCTGAACAGTTTGATTACGATTTGGCGATCGTGGGCGCAGGTGTAGGCGGTCACGGTGCAGCCATACATGCCGTTGCCTGCGGTCTCAAAACAGCGATCGTCGAAGCCGCAGATATGGGTGGTACTTGCGTCAATCGCGGTTGTATCCCCTCAAAAGCACTCCTGGCCGCTTCGGGGCGCGTGCGCGAACTGCGTGCCAAGGAACATCTCAGGGTTTTAGGTATTGATGTTGGGGAGGTAAGCTTTGATCGCACCGCGATCGCGGGTCATGCCAGCAAAACTGTGGACAAACTCAGGGGCGACCTCACCAATAGCCTCAAAAGACTTGGTGTCGATACTATTCATGGCAGAGCAAAGGTCGCAGGCCAACAGAAACTTCAGGTAGGCGATCGCATCATTACCGCTAAAGACATTATTCTGGCTACGGGTTCGGTGCCGTTTGTCCCGCCCGGTATTGAATTAGACGGCAAGACCGTATTCACCAGCGACGAAGCGATTCGACTAGATTGGGTGCCAGATTGGGTGGCAATTATTGGTAGCGGCTATATTGGACTGGAGTTTTCCGATGTCTACACGGCACTCGGCGCGGAAGTGACTATGATCGAGGCTTTAGACACGCTGATGCCCGGATTCGATCCTGACATTGCCAAACTCGCAGAAAGGGTTTTGATTACCCCCCGCGATATCGAAACTAAAGTAGGTATCCTGGCAAAGAAGGTAACCCCCGGTTCGCCAGTCATCATCGAACTCTCCAACGGTGAAGTGCTGGAGGTAGATGCGTGCTTGGTTGCCACCGGACGCATTCCACTCACTAAAGACATTGGGTTGGAAACAGTGGGGCTGTCTCCAGATCGGCGCGGCTTCATTGAAGTTGACGACACCATGGCAACGGGCGTGCCCCACCTCTGGGCGATCGGCGATGCCACGGGCAAAATGATGTTAGCCCATACCGCCTCTGCCCAAGGGGTTGTTGCCGTCGAAAATATCTGCGGTCGTCATGCCACAGTTGACTACCTCAGCATTCCCGCTGCTGCCTTTACGCATCCTGAAATTAGTTTTGTGGGCTTGACCGAACCACAAGCTAAAGCCAAAGGTGACGAAGAAGGATTTCAAATTGCCACGGTACGTTCTTACTACAAGGGCAATTCCAAAGCGATCGCCGAAGTAGAAACCGATGGTCTTGCCAAAATTATCTACCGTCAGGATAACGGCGAGCTTTTAGGCGTACATATTATGGGCATTCACGCCTCGGATCTAATTCACGAAGCTTCCGCCGCGATCGCCCAGCGTGCCAGCGTCTACAAACTAGCCCGTAACGTTCACGCCCACCCCACGCTCAGCGAAGTTCTGGATGAAGCCTACAAACGCGCAGCCCACGTTTAG